Proteins encoded in a region of the Raphanus sativus cultivar WK10039 chromosome 8, ASM80110v3, whole genome shotgun sequence genome:
- the LOC108821580 gene encoding protein PELOTA 2-like produces the protein MKVLRRDFVRDGPGSVKLMAEDSDDLWFTYNLISPGDSVMAITSRKVLKERGNSERIVSKRIDSERVDSERVDSKREDSDSDSDSDSDQRVDPKRVCAKKRLDIKRLHAKFDDSKPLVSERLTLKLEVQVEEVTYDKEGDVLRILGTNILENEHVPLGAYQSLELMLKRRFLLRKQIWDSLAIDTLNQAKHHKSSVNLAVVLMQEGHAQIFLVGKSVGPPIETSIPNRKHAGYESALKKFFENVVRAFVKHVDFSIVRCVVIASPGFTKDQFHRHLLSEAERRKLRDITENKSRILLVHANSGYRHSLGEVLSDPKVMKMIQDTKASKEVNALRDFFTMFAKDPYRACYGPKHVEFAHQQKAIQTLLITDELFKNSDVKKRKKYVDFVESVKQLGGEAFIFSSMHVSGEQLAKHTRIAALLRFPLPDLDDVEM, from the coding sequence ATGAAAGTCCTCCGCAGGGATTTTGTTCGTGATGGACCAGGAAGCGTTAAACTGATGGCAGAGGACTCGGATGATCTCTGGTTTACTTATAACTTAATTTCCCCTGGAGATAGTGTAATGGCTATCACATCGAGAAAGGTTCTGAAAGAGAGAGGAAATTCTGAACGTATAGTTTCTAAACGTATAGACTCTGAACGTGTAGACTCTGAACGTGTTGACTCTAAACGTGAAGACTCTGACTCTGACTCTGACTCGGACTCTGATCAACGTGTGGACCCTAAACGTGTATGCGCTAAAAAACGTTTAGACATTAAACGTTTACACGCTAAATTTGACGACTCTAAACCTCTGGTGTCCGAACGTCTAACATTGAAGCTGGAAGTACAAGTTGAGGAGGTAACCTATGACAAAGAAGGTGATGTTTTGCGCATACTTGGGACGAACATCCTTGAGAACGAGCACGTACCGCTTGGTGCATACCAGAGTTTGGAGCTCATGCTGAAACGACGTTTTCTATTGAGAAAACAAATATGGGACTCATTGGCTATTGATACACTCAACCAGGCAAAACATCATAAATCCAGTGTTAATTTAGCTGTAGTTCTAATGCAAGAAGGACATGCACAAATCTTCCTTGTCGGCAAAAGTGTGGGTCCACCAATCGAGACATCAATTCCTAATCGTAAGCATGCTGGTTACGAGTCTGCGTTGAAGAAATTCTTTGAGAACGTTGTCCGTGCCTTTGTGAAACACGTTGACTTCAGCATCGTTAGGTGTGTAGTGATCGCAAGTCCTGGCTTTACAAAGGATCAGTTTCATCGCCACTTGTTGTCGGAAGCAGAGAGAAGAAAGTTGAGAGATATTACCGAGAACAAATCACGTATACTTCTGGTGCACGCAAACTCCGGATATAGACATAGCCTTGGAGAGGTTCTGAGTGACCCCAAAGTGATGAAGATGATCCAAGATACAAAAGCGTCAAAAGAAGTGAACGCTCTCAGGGATTTCTTCACCATGTTTGCTAAGGATCCATATCGGGCATGCTACGGACCCAAGCATGTGGAGTTTGCTCATCAACAAAAGGCAATCCAAACACTTCTCATTACAGATGAGCTGTTCAAGAACTCTGACgtgaaaaaaaggaagaagtaTGTGGATTTTGTGGAGTCGGTGAAACAGTTAGGAGGAGAGGCTTTTATATTTTCTTCGATGCATGTTTCAGGTGAACAACTGGCAAAGCATACTAGAATTGCAGCTCTTCTCAGGTTCCCTTTACCAGATCTCGATGACGTTGAGATGTAA